One window from the genome of Cyclobacterium amurskyense encodes:
- a CDS encoding GntP family permease — translation MESIYHADYWPFAILLSSIALVVALVSRLRFHPFVALVLAAVFVGLMTPNLMENKGIVAALDEPMIAFGVMAGKIAWVIALAAIIGTAMLESGAAEKIVTQLLNKLGEKQAALALLIAAFLLSIPVFLDTVFFLLIPLGISLALKTGKNYILYVIAIGGGAAITHSIVPPTPGPLIMAESLGIELGTVILSGMILGIIPAILVLFIGKRINEKMDVPIRIALPENTGDASEISLTWALAPIVLPILMIGSGTMVQAITGHVPEWLVFLGNKNLAMAAGAGAALYLWAKSEKMASRELWTKVGKPLEIGGIIILITSAGGAYGAMINNSGIGEAIRLATENFPLHFIPLAWLIAAVLKTAQGSGTVAMISSVAIMSALIGDGQSLGFHPVYLLMAMGFGSLFISWMNDSAFWVVARMSGLTEKEALKTWTFLLACISLVGMAQVWLLSYIFPFV, via the coding sequence ATGGAATCAATTTATCATGCTGACTATTGGCCATTTGCCATTCTATTGTCCAGTATTGCACTGGTAGTAGCTTTGGTTTCCCGGTTGAGGTTTCACCCTTTTGTTGCTTTGGTACTGGCTGCTGTTTTTGTCGGTCTTATGACGCCAAACCTTATGGAGAACAAAGGCATTGTTGCTGCACTCGATGAACCCATGATCGCTTTTGGTGTAATGGCAGGGAAAATAGCTTGGGTGATTGCACTGGCGGCCATTATAGGAACTGCCATGCTGGAGAGCGGTGCCGCAGAAAAAATCGTAACCCAATTATTAAATAAACTAGGTGAAAAACAAGCTGCTTTGGCCCTGCTTATCGCGGCCTTTTTGCTTTCCATCCCGGTTTTTTTAGATACGGTTTTTTTCTTACTTATCCCCTTAGGTATTAGCCTGGCCCTCAAAACGGGTAAAAACTATATCCTTTATGTAATTGCCATAGGAGGTGGTGCAGCCATAACCCATAGTATAGTCCCTCCTACACCAGGCCCACTTATCATGGCCGAAAGCCTAGGAATAGAGTTGGGAACCGTGATCCTTTCTGGAATGATTTTAGGGATTATCCCCGCCATATTGGTATTATTTATTGGTAAAAGAATCAATGAAAAAATGGATGTGCCCATCCGGATAGCATTGCCTGAAAACACAGGCGATGCTTCAGAAATATCCTTGACCTGGGCACTCGCTCCCATTGTTTTACCCATCCTGATGATAGGTTCAGGAACAATGGTTCAGGCCATTACCGGACACGTTCCTGAATGGTTGGTTTTCTTAGGTAATAAAAATCTAGCCATGGCTGCAGGAGCAGGGGCAGCCTTGTATTTGTGGGCCAAATCTGAGAAAATGGCCTCCAGAGAATTATGGACTAAGGTAGGCAAGCCTTTGGAAATAGGAGGTATAATCATTCTTATCACAAGTGCTGGCGGTGCTTATGGCGCCATGATCAATAATAGTGGCATTGGAGAGGCCATTAGATTGGCTACAGAAAATTTTCCGCTACATTTTATTCCCCTTGCCTGGCTGATAGCCGCGGTATTAAAAACTGCACAGGGATCAGGAACTGTTGCGATGATTTCCAGCGTGGCCATTATGTCAGCACTTATAGGAGATGGTCAATCCCTGGGTTTTCACCCCGTCTACTTATTGATGGCCATGGGCTTTGGTTCACTGTTTATTTCTTGGATGAATGACAGCGCTTTTTGGGTGGTAGCAAGAATGAGCGGACTAACAGAAAAAGAGGCCCTCAAAACCTGGACCTTTCTGCTCGCTTGCATTTCATTGGTAGGGATGGCGCAGGTTTGGTTGCTTTCCTACATATTCCCTTTTGTCTAA
- a CDS encoding lytic transglycosylase domain-containing protein has protein sequence MKKKHTYNLYFLVALQFVIIGYLLYQTKEEKPQLKVNDGEAAELREGKARSIPRVRIFDLPDKPEFAGEKVPIDQPDVFERYEREIYVNAYWESNALLMLKRAGKYFPFIEQTLKENGIPDDFKYVAVIESGLLNVTSPVGAKGFWQFMKGTAGDFGLQVNRDVDERYHFEKSTIAACKYIRAAYGKFGNWTSVAASYNMGMAGIARRKNQQLSPDYYNLYLNEETSRYIFRILAMKEIFENQAKYGFELQNDDLYSLPPLREIEVSESIDNLASWAIKQKSNYKEVKIYNPWLINSKLNVRKGQTYVIKLPL, from the coding sequence TTGAAAAAGAAGCATACTTATAATTTATACTTCCTTGTAGCGCTGCAATTTGTAATTATTGGCTATTTGCTATACCAAACCAAAGAGGAAAAACCTCAATTAAAAGTCAATGATGGTGAAGCTGCTGAATTGCGTGAAGGAAAGGCAAGAAGCATTCCTCGTGTACGAATATTTGATCTTCCAGACAAGCCTGAGTTTGCTGGGGAAAAAGTTCCTATAGATCAACCTGATGTTTTTGAAAGGTATGAGAGGGAAATTTATGTCAATGCCTATTGGGAATCTAATGCCTTGCTGATGCTCAAAAGAGCAGGTAAATATTTTCCTTTCATTGAACAGACCTTGAAGGAAAATGGTATTCCTGACGATTTTAAATATGTGGCGGTCATTGAATCAGGCTTATTAAATGTCACCTCCCCGGTGGGAGCCAAAGGTTTCTGGCAATTTATGAAAGGGACGGCTGGAGATTTCGGATTGCAAGTCAATCGGGATGTAGATGAAAGGTACCATTTCGAAAAATCAACAATAGCCGCCTGCAAATACATCCGGGCAGCCTATGGCAAATTTGGAAATTGGACCAGCGTAGCCGCAAGTTACAATATGGGTATGGCAGGAATTGCCAGGCGTAAAAATCAGCAGCTCAGTCCTGATTATTACAATCTTTATCTTAATGAAGAAACCAGTAGATATATTTTTAGAATTCTTGCAATGAAAGAGATTTTTGAAAACCAAGCGAAATATGGTTTCGAACTTCAAAATGACGATTTGTATTCCTTACCCCCACTTAGGGAAATAGAAGTGAGTGAAAGTATTGACAATCTTGCATCTTGGGCAATTAAACAAAAGAGTAATTACAAGGAAGTAAAAATCTACAATCCTTGGCTAATTAACTCCAAACTTAATGTCAGAAAAGGACAAACTTATGTAATAAAATTGCCCTTGTAA
- a CDS encoding TonB-dependent receptor has protein sequence MKNFTFSWILIGFLLLSSNVMAQNGTIRGTIYDEGTGEPLFGVAVSVVGAQLGAVTDFDGDFEIQLPEGIYTLQASFISFNSLNLEEITVNKGQVTLLDNLRMSEFTSDLETVTISAEAIRTTEAALMTVKRNATQLMDGISSAAFRQIGDGDAASAIKRVTGVSIEGGKYVYIRGLGDRYTKTVLNGVDIPGLDPDRNTIQMDIFPTNIIDNIIVSKSFTSNLSADFTGGIVDIETKDFPEEKTMRLSIGGGYNPSMHFNSDFLTTEGSATDFLGFDNGFRAIPTQGIEDIPQYADVVGNPGGEKGQLYQSILKDFNPVFGGKKQQNLMNYNLGFSLGDQFAHENNTFGYNFAITYKNTSEFFKNAQFNLYAKPREADQSELEPLERSVGNYGENNVLLGGLFSLAYKTDYSKYKLNFIRLQNGASKVGNFAFENTNLGAVFEADQYNIEYSQRALTNLLLSGMHYSKGGEWELNWKIAPTLSSIDDPDVRVLRFRKPNNTISTEVGLPQRIWRSLEEKNLIGKLDLAKNHSLFGQPAKLRFGSSYAYKQRDFLIQDFQFATGNGTFTGDPNEVLVESNLFSEENRNGVRYSPLFIPNNPNSYDANLSNIGLYAHSEFTPVAKLKAIVGLRVEKFDQYYTGSNQTQTIVYNNEKVLADVDLFPTVNLIRSLKENQNLRFSFSSTIARPSFKEMSFAEILDPITGRTFIGGLFEERTQGGTEVLWDGKLQATRINNFDLRWEQFLSAGQLFSVSAFYKTFDKPIEMVQFLSDPGAFQPRNVGNGTVAGVELEMRKSLAFVSPSLEAFFFNFNGTLTSSKIQMSEAELMSRQLTAREGEKVVKTRDMSGQAPYIINTGLSYNNKLSGLEAGLFYNVQGATLNYIGFGNRTDTYTVPFHAVNLSLNKTFGASEKIKAGINVQNLLNQSRQEVFRSYNADDQIFSSLNPGTLINVNFSYGL, from the coding sequence ATGAAAAATTTTACCTTTAGCTGGATCTTAATAGGGTTTTTGCTTTTGTCCTCAAATGTGATGGCCCAAAATGGTACCATTCGGGGAACAATTTATGATGAAGGAACAGGAGAGCCCTTGTTTGGTGTGGCTGTTTCAGTTGTCGGTGCACAATTAGGCGCAGTTACCGACTTTGATGGAGATTTTGAAATTCAATTGCCAGAAGGTATTTACACCTTGCAAGCCTCATTCATTTCTTTCAACAGTTTGAACCTTGAGGAGATAACTGTTAACAAGGGACAAGTCACCCTTCTTGACAACCTTAGGATGTCGGAATTTACCTCCGATTTAGAAACGGTAACCATATCAGCAGAAGCCATCAGAACTACTGAGGCGGCTTTGATGACAGTAAAAAGAAATGCTACCCAGTTGATGGATGGAATTAGTTCTGCAGCTTTTCGCCAGATTGGGGATGGAGATGCGGCATCTGCAATCAAAAGAGTAACGGGTGTTTCCATCGAAGGAGGGAAATACGTGTACATACGTGGGTTAGGAGACCGTTACACCAAGACCGTCTTGAATGGGGTGGATATTCCGGGCTTGGATCCAGACAGGAACACCATACAAATGGATATTTTCCCTACCAATATTATTGACAATATCATCGTTTCAAAATCCTTTACAAGTAACCTTTCAGCAGATTTTACTGGAGGTATTGTGGATATTGAGACCAAAGACTTTCCGGAAGAAAAAACAATGCGGCTTTCCATAGGTGGAGGCTATAACCCTTCCATGCATTTCAACTCTGATTTTTTAACTACGGAAGGAAGTGCCACAGACTTTTTAGGTTTTGACAATGGTTTTAGAGCGATCCCTACACAAGGCATTGAGGATATCCCACAATATGCAGATGTTGTAGGTAACCCAGGAGGAGAAAAAGGACAGCTTTACCAGAGCATATTGAAAGATTTCAATCCTGTGTTTGGGGGTAAAAAGCAGCAGAACCTTATGAATTATAACTTAGGTTTCTCACTTGGAGATCAATTTGCCCATGAGAATAATACCTTCGGTTATAATTTTGCCATTACTTATAAAAATACTTCTGAGTTTTTTAAGAATGCTCAGTTTAATCTTTATGCAAAACCCAGAGAGGCCGATCAATCTGAACTAGAACCATTGGAAAGGTCTGTAGGTAACTATGGAGAAAACAATGTATTGCTTGGTGGTTTATTTAGCCTGGCTTATAAAACTGATTATTCTAAATACAAATTGAATTTTATACGTTTACAAAACGGAGCATCTAAGGTTGGTAATTTCGCCTTTGAAAATACCAATTTGGGAGCTGTTTTTGAAGCGGATCAGTACAATATTGAATACAGCCAGAGAGCATTGACCAATTTATTGCTTAGTGGTATGCATTATAGCAAAGGCGGGGAATGGGAATTGAACTGGAAAATTGCGCCTACCTTGTCATCTATAGATGATCCGGATGTAAGAGTGCTAAGGTTTAGAAAACCCAACAATACTATATCTACAGAAGTCGGTTTGCCTCAAAGAATTTGGAGATCTCTCGAAGAGAAAAACTTAATAGGAAAGCTTGATCTTGCTAAAAACCATAGCCTATTTGGTCAACCTGCTAAACTGCGATTTGGCTCCTCTTATGCTTACAAACAAAGGGATTTTCTAATCCAGGACTTTCAATTTGCTACTGGAAATGGGACATTTACAGGTGATCCCAATGAGGTGCTTGTAGAAAGCAACTTGTTTTCAGAGGAGAATAGGAATGGGGTTCGATACAGTCCCCTGTTTATCCCCAACAACCCCAATAGCTATGATGCCAACCTAAGTAATATCGGGTTGTATGCTCACAGTGAATTTACTCCTGTGGCCAAGTTAAAAGCAATCGTAGGCTTGAGGGTAGAAAAATTTGACCAGTACTATACCGGTTCAAATCAAACTCAAACCATTGTTTACAATAATGAGAAAGTATTGGCAGACGTGGACCTTTTTCCTACCGTAAACCTGATAAGGAGCCTTAAGGAGAACCAGAATCTTCGTTTCTCTTTTTCCAGCACCATAGCCAGACCTTCCTTTAAGGAGATGTCTTTTGCTGAGATCTTAGATCCCATTACAGGGAGGACATTCATAGGTGGTTTGTTTGAAGAAAGGACACAGGGAGGAACAGAAGTTTTATGGGATGGAAAATTGCAAGCAACCCGAATCAATAATTTCGACCTTAGGTGGGAGCAATTCCTTTCTGCAGGACAACTCTTTTCGGTAAGTGCATTTTATAAGACTTTTGATAAGCCCATTGAGATGGTGCAATTCCTTTCTGATCCAGGAGCTTTCCAGCCTAGAAATGTAGGAAATGGAACAGTGGCAGGAGTCGAATTGGAAATGAGGAAATCACTAGCATTTGTTAGTCCATCTCTTGAAGCTTTCTTTTTTAACTTCAATGGTACTTTGACCAGCTCAAAGATTCAAATGTCAGAAGCGGAATTGATGTCCCGACAGTTGACAGCTAGAGAAGGAGAAAAAGTAGTAAAGACAAGGGACATGTCAGGTCAGGCTCCTTATATTATCAATACAGGCTTGAGTTATAACAATAAACTATCGGGTCTTGAAGCAGGTCTGTTTTATAATGTTCAAGGTGCCACACTTAATTATATTGGTTTTGGGAACAGAACAGACACCTATACTGTCCCTTTTCACGCGGTAAATTTAAGCCTTAACAAGACTTTTGGAGCAAGTGAAAAAATAAAGGCGGGGATAAATGTTCAAAATTTACTTAACCAGTCCAGACAAGAAGTCTTCCGTTCTTACAATGCTGATGATCAGATTTTTTCCAGTTTGAATCCAGGTACATTGATAAACGTTAACTTTTCTTATGGGCTTTAA
- the uvrA gene encoding excinuclease ABC subunit UvrA, whose translation MSAENQPSQEHIEIYGAREHNLKNLDLTLPRNKLVVITGLSGSGKSSLAFDTIYAEGQRRYMESFSAYARSFLGGMERPDVDKINGLSPVISIEQKTTSKNPRSTVGTVTEIYDFMRLLYARSGEAYSYLSGEKMVRQTEDQIVEQIFNVFLDKKLSILAPVVKGRKGHYRELFEQIRKMGYSKVRIDGEIVELEPKMQVDRYKIHDIEIVVDRVLAEEGDRYRISQSLKTALQHGKGIMMLLDEEGEIHHFSKYLMDPHTGLSYDEPAPNSFSFNSPYGACPSCNGLGVIEEITRESVIPDPSLSISRGGIAPLGEYRDIWIFKKIDAILKRYKGSLATPIEKLDEEVIQTLLYGDKMEVAVDSVKYPGTKWNTTFEGILNFLQKQKEGGSDKIQKWISDFTSTRKCPECEGYRLKKEALHFKIAEKHIGELAQMDITSLGEWFANIEERMTERQKIIGAEVLKEIRKRIGFLLDIGLNYLSLNRPLRTLSGGEAQRIRLATQIGTQLVGVLYILDEPSIGLHQRDNVKLTHALKDLRDLGNSVIVVEHDKDMMMEADYVLDIGPGAGRHGGQIVASGTPQEILASNSLTANYLNGVLSIPVPEKRRKGSGKKLKLKGASGNNLKDVNLEIPLGTMVCVTGVSGSGKSSLIHETLYPLLNRQFYNSKKEPLPHKEISGLEHLDKVIEVDQSPIGRTPRSNPATYTGVFTDIRALFTDLPESKIRGYKPGRFSFNVKGGRCEDCEGGGMKLIEMDFLPDVHIPCETCKGKRYNRETLEVRFKGKSIADVLDMTVEQAVEFFEHIPKILRKIQTLHDVGLDYITLGQHATTLSGGEAQRVKLATELSKKDTGKTFYILDEPTTGLHFKDIGLLLGVLQQLVDKGNTVLIIEHNMDVIKVVDHIIDLGPEGGEKGGEILFSGTPEKLANHPSSHTAKFLKEELKKKEDVLI comes from the coding sequence ATGTCAGCAGAAAATCAACCTTCTCAAGAACATATTGAAATATATGGGGCCAGAGAGCATAACCTCAAAAACCTCGACCTTACTTTACCTAGAAATAAATTGGTGGTGATTACTGGATTGAGTGGCAGTGGTAAAAGTTCACTGGCATTTGATACCATTTATGCGGAAGGCCAAAGACGGTATATGGAAAGTTTTTCTGCCTATGCACGATCTTTTTTGGGGGGAATGGAAAGGCCTGATGTAGACAAAATCAATGGGCTTTCTCCAGTTATATCCATTGAGCAAAAGACTACATCAAAAAATCCCAGATCCACTGTGGGTACCGTAACTGAGATTTACGATTTTATGCGTCTCCTGTATGCCAGGTCAGGTGAGGCTTATTCCTACCTTTCAGGTGAGAAGATGGTTCGGCAGACTGAAGATCAGATCGTAGAGCAGATTTTCAATGTCTTTTTGGACAAAAAACTATCCATTTTGGCCCCGGTAGTAAAGGGCCGGAAAGGGCACTATCGAGAATTGTTTGAGCAGATCCGTAAGATGGGGTATTCAAAAGTTCGGATAGATGGAGAAATAGTGGAGTTGGAGCCTAAAATGCAAGTAGACCGTTACAAGATCCATGATATAGAAATTGTGGTCGATAGGGTTCTTGCAGAAGAAGGAGACCGGTATAGGATCTCCCAATCATTAAAAACTGCCCTACAACATGGGAAAGGAATAATGATGCTACTTGATGAAGAAGGGGAAATACATCATTTTTCCAAATACCTGATGGACCCACATACGGGATTGAGTTATGATGAGCCGGCACCAAATTCTTTTTCCTTCAATAGTCCTTATGGAGCATGTCCTTCTTGCAATGGTCTGGGAGTAATTGAAGAAATTACTAGGGAAAGTGTAATTCCCGACCCCTCTTTGAGTATCAGTAGAGGTGGAATAGCCCCTTTGGGGGAATACAGAGACATTTGGATTTTTAAAAAAATTGATGCCATTCTTAAGCGATACAAAGGCAGCCTGGCAACACCCATTGAGAAATTGGACGAAGAAGTAATACAGACCTTACTGTATGGTGATAAAATGGAAGTGGCAGTTGATTCTGTAAAATACCCTGGTACAAAGTGGAACACTACCTTTGAAGGAATTTTGAATTTCCTTCAGAAACAAAAAGAAGGAGGGTCTGATAAAATCCAGAAATGGATCTCTGATTTCACAAGCACCAGAAAATGTCCCGAATGTGAGGGCTACCGACTTAAAAAAGAAGCACTTCATTTTAAGATAGCCGAAAAGCATATTGGTGAATTGGCACAAATGGACATCACAAGTCTTGGGGAATGGTTTGCCAATATTGAGGAGCGAATGACCGAAAGGCAGAAGATCATTGGCGCAGAGGTTTTAAAAGAAATCAGGAAAAGAATTGGGTTTCTGCTGGACATAGGATTGAATTACCTTTCCCTTAACCGACCTTTAAGAACCTTGTCTGGAGGGGAGGCCCAAAGGATTCGACTGGCAACTCAAATAGGAACCCAACTAGTGGGCGTTTTGTATATTTTGGATGAGCCGAGTATAGGTTTGCATCAAAGAGACAATGTGAAGTTGACACATGCACTCAAAGACTTGCGGGACCTGGGAAATTCAGTCATTGTCGTAGAACATGACAAGGACATGATGATGGAGGCTGATTATGTGTTGGACATAGGACCTGGAGCAGGTCGCCATGGTGGTCAAATTGTAGCCAGTGGTACCCCTCAGGAAATTTTAGCCTCCAATAGCCTAACAGCCAATTATCTCAATGGGGTACTAAGCATACCTGTTCCTGAAAAAAGAAGAAAAGGCTCAGGGAAAAAATTGAAATTAAAAGGGGCAAGTGGTAATAACCTGAAAGATGTTAACCTGGAAATTCCTTTGGGAACCATGGTTTGTGTGACAGGTGTATCAGGGTCAGGCAAAAGTTCCCTGATTCATGAAACCCTGTATCCTTTGCTTAACAGGCAGTTTTATAATTCAAAGAAAGAACCCTTGCCTCATAAAGAGATAAGTGGTCTTGAGCATTTGGATAAGGTAATAGAAGTGGATCAATCTCCAATTGGACGAACTCCACGTTCTAATCCTGCGACCTATACAGGTGTTTTTACCGATATCAGGGCTTTGTTTACAGATTTGCCTGAATCCAAAATTAGAGGTTACAAACCCGGAAGATTTTCCTTTAATGTTAAAGGAGGTCGTTGTGAGGATTGTGAAGGTGGAGGAATGAAGTTGATCGAGATGGATTTTCTTCCTGACGTTCATATTCCTTGTGAAACCTGTAAAGGGAAGCGCTACAATAGGGAGACTCTGGAAGTTAGGTTTAAGGGGAAATCTATTGCTGATGTACTAGACATGACCGTGGAACAGGCCGTAGAATTTTTTGAGCACATTCCAAAGATCTTAAGAAAAATTCAAACATTGCATGATGTAGGGCTGGATTATATAACCTTAGGTCAACATGCCACCACCCTGTCTGGAGGAGAAGCGCAGCGTGTAAAACTAGCCACGGAGCTTTCCAAGAAAGACACTGGAAAAACCTTTTATATTCTGGATGAACCTACAACGGGCTTGCATTTCAAAGACATCGGTTTGCTTCTTGGCGTGCTTCAGCAATTGGTAGACAAGGGAAATACAGTCCTTATTATTGAACACAATATGGATGTGATTAAGGTGGTGGATCATATTATAGACCTTGGACCAGAAGGTGGGGAGAAAGGTGGAGAAATCCTTTTTAGTGGAACTCCTGAAAAATTAGCCAATCACCCTAGTAGTCATACCGCTAAGTTTTTAAAAGAGGAATTGAAGAAAAAGGAAGATGTGCTGATATAG
- a CDS encoding peptidylprolyl isomerase, producing the protein MSLPYMNKLTKGLSLLLVFGLSVFQMALAQDTTESAKPEEKEKEKKPTGQVLDKIIAKVDNYIILESDLQKAYLEASSQAQQGFEIPSRCQVFESLLINKMMMAKSEIDSVIVSEAEVIIQTDQRFNMVLQQFGGDEETLIEAYGKTGDQLKNEIQDAVKEQLVVQKMQGVITQDLQVSPNDVRKFYSSIPKDSLPFFSSEVVVGQIVKKPEISQSEKDKVFNKLAEIKERILSGEADFAEMAKQYSEGPSGPLGGDLGFYKRGELAPQYEATAFELKPGEISDPVETVFGFHIIQLLERRGNTFNTRHILMMPSPSEEDILKAEHSLDSLRKEIVDGNISFAKAAKENSDDRETSDAGGFFTDPTTGSNRLTSRTLEDPILFFTLDSMEIGDITPVIRFDDVDPRNQKSEPGVRILYYKARYPAHRANISDDYEKLKAAARRKKEEDILAKWFVVAKEEVFIDIDPAYDKCEVLKD; encoded by the coding sequence ATGAGTTTACCATATATGAATAAATTGACCAAAGGCCTCAGCTTACTGTTGGTATTCGGTCTTTCCGTTTTCCAAATGGCTTTGGCACAAGACACTACGGAATCTGCCAAACCTGAAGAAAAAGAGAAAGAAAAAAAGCCAACAGGCCAAGTGCTTGATAAAATCATCGCTAAAGTAGACAACTATATTATTTTGGAGTCGGATCTTCAAAAAGCCTATTTGGAAGCCTCTTCACAGGCTCAACAAGGTTTTGAGATCCCTTCAAGATGTCAGGTATTTGAATCCTTGCTAATCAATAAAATGATGATGGCTAAATCAGAAATTGATTCCGTGATTGTTTCTGAAGCAGAAGTAATTATTCAAACCGATCAGCGATTTAATATGGTACTTCAACAGTTTGGTGGCGATGAAGAAACACTTATCGAAGCCTATGGTAAAACTGGGGATCAATTAAAAAACGAGATCCAGGATGCCGTAAAAGAACAATTAGTCGTACAAAAAATGCAGGGTGTGATCACCCAAGATTTGCAAGTATCTCCAAACGATGTAAGGAAATTTTATAGCTCCATCCCCAAAGATTCACTGCCATTTTTCTCCTCGGAAGTAGTGGTTGGACAAATTGTGAAAAAACCAGAAATAAGCCAATCTGAAAAGGACAAGGTGTTTAATAAATTAGCTGAAATTAAAGAGCGAATTCTTAGTGGTGAAGCTGATTTTGCTGAAATGGCCAAACAGTATTCTGAAGGCCCATCCGGACCATTAGGTGGTGACCTTGGGTTTTATAAAAGAGGAGAACTGGCTCCACAATATGAGGCCACGGCTTTTGAACTCAAGCCAGGGGAAATCAGTGACCCTGTAGAGACTGTATTTGGTTTCCATATCATTCAACTACTTGAACGAAGAGGAAACACCTTTAATACAAGGCATATATTAATGATGCCAAGCCCCTCAGAGGAAGACATCTTAAAGGCTGAACACTCTTTGGACAGTCTACGTAAAGAGATTGTGGATGGAAATATCTCTTTTGCCAAGGCTGCTAAAGAGAACTCTGATGATAGAGAAACATCTGATGCCGGAGGCTTTTTCACTGATCCTACCACAGGATCCAACAGATTAACCTCTCGAACTTTAGAAGATCCCATACTATTTTTCACCTTAGACAGTATGGAAATAGGTGACATCACACCCGTCATCAGGTTTGATGATGTAGATCCTAGAAACCAAAAATCAGAACCAGGGGTTAGGATACTCTATTACAAAGCAAGATATCCAGCCCACAGAGCCAATATCTCTGATGATTACGAAAAACTAAAAGCCGCAGCACGGCGTAAAAAAGAAGAAGACATCTTGGCAAAATGGTTTGTTGTAGCCAAAGAAGAAGTATTCATTGACATAGACCCAGCCTATGACAAATGTGAGGTTTTAAAGGATTAA
- a CDS encoding LOG family protein — MRMDEGKEEDKIRRAFKEKDWAEIKSADSWVIFKVISEFVEGFEKLAKIGPCVSIFGSARTRSDHHNFQKAEAIAAKLVRHGYGVITGGGPGIMEAGNRGAHSEKGKSVGLNIVLPFEQFNNIYIDPDKLLTFDYFFVRKVMFTKYSQGFIVLPGGFGTMDELFEALTLIQTKKIGRFPIVLVGKAYWEGLIEWIKTTMLESNANINKEDLDLFVLVDSADDAVAAIDDFYNKYLLSPNY; from the coding sequence ATGAGAATGGACGAAGGTAAAGAGGAGGATAAAATAAGAAGGGCTTTTAAGGAAAAAGACTGGGCTGAAATTAAAAGTGCAGATTCCTGGGTAATTTTTAAAGTAATTAGTGAATTTGTTGAAGGTTTTGAAAAGCTTGCCAAAATTGGGCCTTGTGTTTCTATTTTTGGTTCTGCCAGAACAAGGTCAGACCACCATAATTTTCAGAAAGCTGAGGCCATTGCCGCAAAGCTTGTGAGGCATGGTTATGGGGTAATAACCGGAGGTGGTCCAGGCATCATGGAAGCAGGAAATAGAGGTGCTCATTCAGAAAAAGGAAAGTCTGTAGGGTTAAATATTGTCTTGCCCTTTGAGCAATTTAATAATATATATATTGACCCGGACAAACTGCTTACCTTCGATTACTTTTTTGTCCGTAAGGTGATGTTTACCAAGTATTCTCAGGGATTTATCGTTTTGCCGGGAGGTTTTGGGACCATGGATGAATTGTTTGAAGCTTTGACCCTTATCCAAACCAAGAAGATCGGTCGTTTTCCAATAGTACTTGTTGGTAAGGCATATTGGGAAGGATTGATCGAATGGATCAAGACCACCATGTTAGAGTCCAACGCCAATATCAATAAGGAAGACCTAGATCTTTTTGTGCTTGTGGACTCTGCAGATGATGCAGTTGCAGCCATAGACGATTTTTATAACAAATACCTATTATCACCAAATTACTAA